One Sinobacterium norvegicum genomic window carries:
- a CDS encoding ThuA domain-containing protein, with protein sequence MSKSDRIDVYFIAGGKYHNIDYARLEIMKLLAEQSQIKVRVSEDFSDIDAICASDFLITYTCDIIPTAEQTERLCDYMRSGKKWFALHGTNSILRFLTKEDGSFTVECPEENKPFMEMLGSQFMAHPPIQEYQVQATEPDHPLVKDIPTFTVDDELYLCEFHGEYQTLLHTEWSEPVEEFLSDSWMKEDAIQPVLYIHPYGKGQVLYLTLGHCRGKYDMQPLIEEYPAPEHGAWKTEEFYELLRRGIAWAMTDETQTDS encoded by the coding sequence ATGTCAAAGAGCGATCGTATCGATGTGTATTTCATCGCCGGCGGCAAGTACCACAATATCGACTATGCGCGACTAGAAATCATGAAGTTACTGGCTGAGCAAAGCCAGATTAAAGTGCGAGTCAGTGAAGATTTCAGTGATATCGACGCCATCTGCGCCTCGGATTTTCTGATCACTTATACCTGCGATATCATTCCTACTGCCGAACAAACGGAACGCCTATGCGACTATATGCGCAGCGGCAAGAAATGGTTTGCATTGCATGGCACCAACTCAATTCTACGCTTCCTGACCAAAGAGGATGGCAGCTTTACGGTTGAGTGCCCAGAAGAGAACAAGCCTTTCATGGAAATGCTGGGCAGCCAATTTATGGCCCACCCACCTATTCAGGAATATCAAGTACAGGCGACCGAGCCCGATCACCCGCTGGTTAAAGATATTCCGACCTTTACCGTAGATGACGAACTGTACCTGTGTGAATTCCACGGTGAATACCAGACGTTACTTCACACCGAATGGTCTGAGCCGGTCGAGGAGTTTCTCTCCGACAGCTGGATGAAAGAAGACGCTATTCAGCCTGTCCTCTACATCCACCCCTATGGCAAGGGTCAGGTGCTGTATCTGACACTGGGACATTGTCGTGGAAAATATGACATGCAGCCGTTGATCGAGGAATACCCCGCCCCCGAACATGGCGCTTGGAAGACCGAAGAATTCTACGAGTTGCTCAGGCGTGGTATCGCTTGGGCGATGACCGACGAAACCCAAACAGACAGTTAA
- a CDS encoding acyl-CoA dehydrogenase family protein — MNLNFTESELQFQDEVRQFLNDHLPAHIVQATGNNSSVFVDKAIALEWQEILVKKGWAVPQWPVERGGTDWTPAEKYIFSKECYLAGAPMLIPLGLLMLAPVIMAFGTEEQKEEYLPKILSGEHYWCQGYSEPGSGSDLASLKLKAESDGDDYILNGSKIWTTHAHYADHIFCLVRTDNSERPQKGISFLLIDMNTPGVKVDPIITMAGDHEVNQVFFQDVRVPKSNRIGEENKGWTYAKYLLEFERGGGFYSPRITYELNHLKSLIGEQKAKNPSFDSSGSIQEKVARIEINLKALEITELRILSDVSSGGNPGPESSIMKVTAVDIEQAVSELAVEVIGYEGVAMTPPADNTGYREDFISSVVPSYLNTRAASIFGGSQEVQRNIIAKMVLGL, encoded by the coding sequence ATGAATTTAAATTTCACCGAGAGTGAACTTCAGTTTCAGGATGAAGTCAGACAGTTTCTCAATGATCACCTCCCTGCCCATATTGTTCAGGCCACCGGCAATAACAGTTCGGTGTTTGTCGACAAGGCTATTGCGCTAGAGTGGCAGGAGATCCTCGTTAAAAAAGGCTGGGCCGTGCCACAGTGGCCGGTAGAGCGAGGCGGCACAGATTGGACGCCTGCTGAAAAGTATATTTTCAGTAAAGAGTGTTATCTCGCTGGCGCCCCCATGCTCATTCCACTCGGGTTGCTGATGTTAGCGCCTGTTATTATGGCGTTTGGCACCGAAGAGCAAAAAGAAGAGTATCTACCGAAGATCCTCAGTGGCGAGCATTACTGGTGTCAAGGTTACTCTGAGCCTGGCTCTGGCTCTGACTTGGCCAGCTTGAAACTGAAGGCGGAATCCGACGGTGATGATTATATTCTCAACGGTTCTAAAATTTGGACTACCCACGCTCACTATGCCGACCATATCTTTTGCTTGGTGCGAACTGACAATAGCGAACGGCCACAAAAGGGAATCAGTTTCCTACTGATCGACATGAATACCCCAGGTGTTAAGGTCGACCCGATTATTACTATGGCCGGCGATCACGAAGTGAATCAGGTGTTTTTCCAGGACGTGCGAGTACCAAAGTCCAACCGTATTGGCGAGGAAAACAAGGGCTGGACCTACGCCAAGTATCTGTTGGAATTTGAGCGCGGCGGCGGCTTTTATTCACCCCGCATCACCTATGAACTCAATCACCTGAAATCATTAATCGGTGAACAAAAAGCGAAAAATCCAAGCTTTGACAGCAGCGGTAGCATCCAAGAGAAGGTTGCCCGTATCGAGATCAATCTTAAGGCATTGGAAATCACCGAGCTTCGCATTTTATCTGACGTTAGCAGTGGCGGTAACCCCGGCCCTGAGTCTTCTATCATGAAGGTTACGGCGGTGGATATTGAGCAGGCAGTCAGTGAATTGGCGGTGGAAGTCATCGGCTACGAAGGTGTGGCGATGACTCCGCCGGCAGATAACACCGGTTATCGTGAAGATTTCATTAGCTCAGTGGTGCCGAGTTATCTTAATACACGCGCAGCGTCTATTTTCGGTGGCTCACAGGAGGTTCAGCGAAATATCATCGCCAAGATGGTACTCGGTTTATAA
- a CDS encoding nuclear transport factor 2 family protein: MSDTNALLLQQSLIDSCNAYAEGIDSKNWAMVRACFDDQVALDYGELSAAGGAPDVLQSADDWVKVLQSAINGFDITRHTMTNHRISLEGDTACCRVYLDADHVIFSHPELLHALDGDVVRLVGEYTNHYRQTDAGWKIIRSKLAVHWTSGEAELFARSAQRAAENAA, translated from the coding sequence ATGTCTGATACAAATGCATTATTACTGCAGCAGTCGTTGATCGATAGCTGTAATGCCTACGCTGAAGGTATTGATAGCAAGAACTGGGCAATGGTTCGCGCCTGCTTCGATGACCAGGTAGCACTGGATTACGGTGAGCTGAGCGCCGCCGGTGGAGCCCCTGATGTTTTACAGTCGGCAGACGATTGGGTCAAGGTATTGCAGAGTGCTATCAATGGCTTTGACATCACTCGCCATACGATGACGAACCATCGTATCAGCCTCGAGGGTGATACGGCTTGCTGTAGAGTCTATCTCGATGCCGATCACGTGATCTTTAGTCACCCAGAGCTTTTACACGCACTGGATGGCGATGTCGTTCGTCTGGTCGGAGAGTACACTAATCACTATCGACAGACCGATGCCGGCTGGAAGATAATCCGGTCAAAATTGGCGGTACATTGGACCTCTGGTGAGGCCGAACTGTTTGCCCGCTCGGCACAAAGAGCGGCTGAAAACGCCGCCTAA
- a CDS encoding SDR family oxidoreductase, with protein MDRVANKVAIVTGAASGLGLAITKRLSLEGATVIMVDINEALGNTAAADIAQASFYRMDVTSEQAWQTLADQVISEHGQLDVLVNCAGIAELATIEDTTEALWRKVNAVGTDGTFFGCKHALRVMKPKGRGSIINMCSTASIMGAPLVFAYAASKSAIRGMTKSIACLSTQAGYGIRCNSVHPGNMETPMLIEMQTTFAEIDPVTAEEMSGIWVGQPDDVANMVLFLASDESKAVNGAEMVVDNATTITEGAVPMTGAAG; from the coding sequence ATGGATAGAGTAGCGAACAAGGTGGCGATAGTCACAGGTGCAGCATCGGGCTTAGGCCTGGCAATTACTAAGCGCTTATCCCTGGAGGGCGCCACAGTCATCATGGTTGATATTAATGAAGCACTGGGTAATACCGCCGCCGCCGATATCGCACAGGCCAGCTTTTACCGTATGGATGTAACCTCAGAACAAGCATGGCAGACACTGGCCGATCAGGTCATATCCGAACACGGCCAACTTGACGTGTTAGTAAACTGTGCCGGTATTGCCGAGTTGGCGACCATTGAAGACACCACAGAGGCCCTTTGGCGCAAAGTGAACGCCGTGGGGACAGACGGCACCTTTTTCGGCTGTAAGCACGCCCTGCGCGTCATGAAGCCCAAGGGTCGCGGCTCTATCATCAATATGTGTTCGACGGCTTCTATTATGGGAGCCCCCTTGGTGTTCGCCTATGCAGCCTCCAAAAGCGCCATTCGTGGCATGACTAAATCTATTGCCTGCTTAAGCACCCAGGCCGGTTACGGTATTCGCTGTAATTCGGTTCATCCCGGCAATATGGAAACCCCCATGCTGATCGAAATGCAGACTACCTTCGCCGAAATAGACCCTGTTACTGCTGAAGAAATGTCGGGTATTTGGGTTGGTCAACCGGATGATGTGGCCAATATGGTGCTGTTTTTAGCCTCGGATGAATCCAAGGCCGTCAACGGTGCAGAAATGGTTGTGGACAATGCCACCACGATTACTGAGGGCGCGGTGCCCATGACCGGTGCCGCGGGTTAA
- a CDS encoding cytochrome P450, with protein sequence MISPKDNNKTLPEMTLFDSETLKCPYHYDKTLRDTSPVYQDPESGVYVVSTYDLVREAHKAPEVFSNEFTLALGANQELDEDIAEAMSRTYDLGKGTLVTIDDPAHKTYRDELKSFFLANNVAKYRPWIEDLADTLFSTLPKNEPFNFIENFTRPLPLSVIMHVLGMPLSMRDQAFKWTVDNVTTLSQVGDKETLLAAHAGLKDEYDWFVDALNDRRENPRDDLITFISQATFEGRPLTIEEQLSHCTQFMVAGNETTTATLAESMRQLCLNPDQQKMIREDLSLIPNLVDESLRIASPTSNMWRICKSDYELGGTTIPAGSTVLLKYFSSNHDEKMFDEPLKFDVTRKNVKRHIAFGFGSHVCIGQHLSKLEMTIAWERLFANSSNFRLAEADEDLEYMPNILLRGLEEIRVVIEP encoded by the coding sequence GTGATTTCACCAAAAGATAATAACAAAACACTGCCAGAGATGACTCTCTTCGACAGCGAAACGCTTAAATGCCCTTACCACTACGACAAAACATTACGTGATACCAGTCCTGTCTACCAGGATCCTGAGTCTGGTGTCTATGTCGTATCCACCTACGATCTAGTACGTGAAGCGCATAAGGCGCCGGAAGTTTTCTCCAATGAATTCACCCTGGCCCTGGGTGCTAATCAAGAGCTGGACGAAGATATTGCCGAGGCAATGTCCCGCACTTATGATCTGGGAAAAGGCACGTTGGTGACCATTGATGACCCAGCGCATAAAACCTACCGCGACGAGCTTAAATCTTTTTTCTTGGCTAACAATGTTGCTAAGTATCGCCCATGGATTGAAGACCTAGCAGATACACTTTTCTCAACACTGCCTAAAAACGAGCCGTTCAATTTCATTGAGAACTTTACTCGACCTTTACCACTTTCCGTTATTATGCACGTCTTAGGCATGCCATTAAGCATGCGCGATCAGGCGTTTAAATGGACTGTCGATAACGTCACCACGCTCTCTCAAGTTGGCGACAAAGAAACCTTATTAGCTGCCCATGCTGGCCTTAAAGACGAATACGATTGGTTTGTTGATGCGTTGAACGACCGCAGAGAAAACCCACGTGATGACTTGATTACCTTCATCTCGCAAGCCACCTTCGAGGGTCGTCCATTAACCATCGAAGAGCAACTCTCGCACTGTACGCAGTTCATGGTAGCCGGTAACGAAACAACGACAGCGACCCTGGCCGAAAGCATGCGTCAGCTTTGCCTCAACCCCGATCAACAGAAAATGATTCGCGAAGATCTGTCATTGATACCCAATCTTGTTGACGAGTCATTGCGTATTGCATCACCCACATCAAATATGTGGCGTATTTGTAAGAGCGACTACGAGCTTGGCGGTACTACCATCCCTGCTGGTTCAACAGTACTACTTAAATATTTCTCATCAAACCACGATGAAAAAATGTTTGACGAGCCTCTGAAGTTCGACGTGACACGCAAGAATGTTAAGCGTCATATTGCCTTCGGTTTCGGTTCTCATGTCTGTATTGGTCAGCATTTGTCAAAATTAGAAATGACGATTGCCTGGGAAAGACTGTTTGCCAATAGCAGTAATTTCCGCCTTGCCGAAGCCGATGAGGATCTCGAGTATATGCCTAATATTTTATTGCGCGGGCTGGAAGAAATTCGCGTGGTTATCGAGCCATAA
- a CDS encoding alpha/beta hydrolase — MKIFSQIKFLTLMVVGIIKGQSERRKHTFKSYQYATRDGLPLKLDLFLPNNSDNKATPLIIWFHGGGWQVGSRESIELAALKQLSRGFALASVSYSLSDAAQWPVQAHECKAAVRWLRANAKRFNINSEQFIAWGMSAGAHTACILGTSADDEFLNGSLGECNNQSNHIHAMIAFYPPTDFLNVGDFDGLIDYQDEDSPIGRLLGHQAVAGDPLTASTNPIAYVNQQSVPALLLHGDDDPVVPLLHSELMHQALLAHDIPSEFYHYRGYTHGDYRFSQGDALARVQHFLAKVTDDSTVSKAIPSADN, encoded by the coding sequence GTGAAGATATTCAGTCAAATTAAATTTCTAACGTTGATGGTTGTCGGTATTATTAAAGGGCAATCTGAACGGCGCAAACACACCTTTAAAAGCTATCAATATGCCACACGAGATGGCCTCCCCCTCAAGCTTGATTTATTTCTCCCGAACAACAGCGACAATAAAGCCACACCATTAATCATCTGGTTTCACGGCGGCGGTTGGCAGGTGGGGAGCAGAGAATCCATTGAACTCGCTGCGCTGAAGCAACTGTCACGAGGCTTTGCCCTGGCCAGCGTCAGCTATAGCCTTAGCGATGCCGCTCAATGGCCTGTCCAAGCCCATGAGTGCAAGGCTGCTGTGCGTTGGTTACGTGCCAACGCCAAGCGATTCAATATCAACTCCGAACAGTTTATCGCCTGGGGTATGTCAGCGGGTGCTCACACCGCCTGCATACTCGGTACCAGTGCCGATGATGAGTTTCTCAACGGCAGCTTGGGCGAGTGCAACAATCAATCAAACCATATTCATGCAATGATTGCCTTTTATCCACCAACAGATTTTCTTAATGTCGGCGACTTCGACGGCTTGATTGATTATCAAGATGAGGATTCACCGATAGGCCGACTCCTCGGTCATCAGGCCGTGGCCGGTGATCCGCTGACAGCCAGCACCAATCCAATAGCCTATGTAAATCAGCAATCGGTACCGGCATTATTACTGCATGGCGATGACGATCCGGTGGTACCGCTGCTGCACAGTGAGTTGATGCACCAGGCTTTGTTAGCACATGATATCCCCTCAGAGTTTTATCATTATCGCGGCTATACCCATGGCGATTATCGCTTCAGCCAGGGTGATGCACTAGCCCGAGTACAGCATTTTTTAGCCAAAGTTACCGATGATTCCACCGTATCAAAGGCAATACCTAGCGCCGATAACTGA
- a CDS encoding pyridoxamine 5'-phosphate oxidase family protein, translated as MAKTQGYEDVTVYELSDEREQELLDKQNECNFIWTNKAGHGLGVIMNYVAKDGSIWLTATSQRARIKALRRDPRASVVISSMGTDMGAGKTITYKGVVKIHEDQATKDWFYPAMADVISPYPAPTPEAAMVHLDTPLRVVLELVPEKTIKFDGDKISQASYTGKVPGQEV; from the coding sequence ATGGCTAAAACACAGGGTTATGAAGACGTTACTGTCTATGAATTATCTGACGAACGTGAACAAGAGCTGCTTGATAAGCAGAACGAATGTAATTTTATTTGGACCAATAAAGCCGGCCACGGCCTGGGCGTCATCATGAACTATGTCGCCAAGGACGGTTCTATCTGGCTGACGGCGACCAGTCAGCGGGCAAGAATTAAAGCGCTGCGCCGTGACCCGCGTGCGTCGGTGGTTATTTCAAGCATGGGTACCGACATGGGTGCAGGCAAAACCATTACCTATAAGGGCGTGGTTAAAATACATGAAGATCAAGCCACCAAAGATTGGTTTTACCCGGCCATGGCCGATGTAATATCACCCTACCCAGCCCCGACACCTGAGGCTGCAATGGTACACTTGGATACCCCGCTACGCGTTGTTTTAGAGTTAGTACCGGAGAAAACAATTAAGTTTGACGGTGATAAGATTTCTCAAGCATCGTATACCGGCAAGGTGCCAGGCCAAGAAGTCTAA
- a CDS encoding SDR family NAD(P)-dependent oxidoreductase, producing MGMLNGKTAVVVGASGDHNFGSAIARRLAEEGANVVVSARRKEKLETLASDINGLAVSCDMGDESQIEALFARATEVYGGVDIAVNSAGIYSMGMISELTAESIRPTLEVSFIGALLFFKHAAAAIKEDGSVITISSLTARIPGEGMATYSGARAGIDYAIKVAAQEYQQQRIRFNSIAAGLINTDMTGDLFTMDAIIQAHVRETPAGRMGTLDDMAESALFLADDKRSGFINGQVIDLSGGLQMGHLPRV from the coding sequence ATGGGAATGTTAAACGGAAAAACAGCTGTCGTAGTTGGCGCCTCAGGCGATCATAACTTTGGCTCAGCCATCGCTCGACGTCTGGCAGAAGAAGGCGCCAATGTCGTTGTTTCAGCTCGCCGAAAGGAGAAACTTGAAACACTGGCCTCGGATATTAATGGCCTGGCAGTATCCTGTGATATGGGTGATGAGTCGCAAATTGAAGCATTATTTGCTCGCGCCACTGAGGTCTACGGCGGTGTAGATATTGCGGTGAACTCGGCCGGTATTTATTCAATGGGCATGATCAGCGAATTAACCGCTGAGTCTATTCGCCCCACCCTAGAGGTGAGTTTTATCGGTGCATTGCTGTTCTTTAAACACGCAGCAGCGGCAATCAAGGAAGACGGATCTGTTATTACCATCTCGTCACTCACCGCCCGTATTCCTGGTGAAGGCATGGCGACTTACTCCGGTGCTCGAGCGGGTATCGATTACGCCATCAAGGTTGCAGCACAGGAATATCAGCAACAGCGTATTCGCTTTAATTCGATAGCCGCTGGCCTGATTAACACCGACATGACCGGTGACCTTTTCACCATGGATGCCATTATCCAAGCTCACGTGAGAGAAACACCAGCCGGCAGAATGGGAACGCTGGATGACATGGCAGAGTCGGCATTGTTTTTAGCGGATGACAAACGATCTGGCTTTATTAATGGCCAAGTCATCGACTTATCCGGTGGTTTACAAATGGGACATCTACCGCGCGTGTAG
- a CDS encoding acyl-CoA dehydrogenase family protein, translating to MQRLGFNEEHTMFRDAFRSFVEKEVVPHQEQWREDGIVSREVWRKAGENGFLLYWADEQYGGLGLRDFRLSQIMMEEMARVGETGFYLHLHGSLVAPYIDKFGNDEQKSRLLPGCISGEKILAIAMTEPGAGSDLRGMKTTAVDCGDHYKLNGSKTFISNGILADYVIVAAKIQVEGKEKIGLLVVERDMPGFERGRNLNKMGLKSQDTAELFFNDVTIPKANLLGDPGRGLNYMMECLAEERLIVSCINHASAQSAFDWTRDYVNERQAFGQAVAEFQNTRFKMAEMATELDICQVYIDRCVEALNDDQLSAEDAAKIKLFSSEMQGRVVDECLQLFGGYGFMDEYPISQAYCDARITRIFGGTSEIMKEIIARSLGLA from the coding sequence GTGCAGCGTTTAGGTTTTAATGAAGAGCACACCATGTTCCGCGATGCGTTTCGCAGCTTTGTCGAAAAAGAAGTTGTACCGCATCAAGAGCAGTGGCGTGAGGATGGTATCGTCTCGCGCGAGGTGTGGCGTAAGGCAGGTGAAAACGGCTTCCTACTGTATTGGGCAGACGAACAATACGGCGGCTTAGGTCTGCGTGATTTTCGTCTTTCTCAAATCATGATGGAAGAGATGGCCCGTGTCGGTGAGACCGGGTTCTACTTGCATTTGCATGGTTCACTGGTCGCACCCTATATCGACAAGTTTGGTAACGACGAGCAGAAGTCACGCTTATTGCCCGGTTGCATCAGCGGCGAGAAAATTCTCGCCATTGCCATGACGGAACCCGGCGCAGGCAGCGATCTTCGCGGTATGAAGACCACCGCCGTTGACTGTGGTGACCACTACAAACTCAACGGCAGCAAGACATTTATCTCCAATGGCATACTTGCCGATTACGTCATCGTGGCGGCAAAGATTCAAGTTGAAGGTAAAGAGAAAATCGGTTTGTTAGTCGTCGAACGCGATATGCCCGGCTTTGAACGGGGTCGCAATCTCAATAAAATGGGTTTGAAATCTCAGGATACCGCCGAGCTATTTTTCAACGACGTGACAATCCCCAAGGCTAATTTATTGGGCGACCCAGGTCGAGGCTTGAACTATATGATGGAATGTCTCGCCGAAGAGCGACTGATTGTATCGTGTATTAACCATGCCTCTGCTCAGTCGGCCTTTGACTGGACCCGTGACTATGTCAACGAACGACAGGCGTTTGGTCAAGCGGTTGCAGAGTTTCAAAATACACGATTCAAAATGGCCGAGATGGCCACCGAGTTAGATATTTGTCAGGTCTATATCGATCGCTGTGTCGAAGCCTTGAATGACGATCAACTCAGTGCCGAAGACGCAGCCAAAATAAAATTATTTTCCAGCGAAATGCAGGGCCGTGTTGTCGATGAATGCCTGCAGTTATTCGGTGGTTATGGCTTTATGGATGAGTACCCCATTAGTCAGGCCTACTGTGATGCGAGAATTACCCGTATCTTTGGCGGCACCTCGGAAATTATGAAAGAAATTATCGCAAGATCTTTAGGTCTGGCGTAG
- a CDS encoding 3-hydroxyacyl-CoA dehydrogenase NAD-binding domain-containing protein yields MTYVTLEKDADNIVTLTLDDSSRSVNVMNPAYIEGMEQAVNQLEEDVDNIAGVIVKSGKKTFFAGGDLDEILALEPHQAAEYGRTGMRIKASLRTLETLGKPVVVAINGAALGGGFEICLACHHRIALDDRSVQIGLPEVTLGLLPGAGGVVRTVRLLGLQAALPVLSNGRNFTPQAALKAGLIDDIADSPEAMIDKARQWIKQNPESCQSWDVKGFTFPGGNVDSRAVEAFIPFAGATLLAQKKGLYPAQSAILNTAIESMRVDIESASRIESRYLGYLAVSPESKNLITYFFQTQKIRAGASRPEGFERSKVTKLGVIGAGMMGAGIAYSAATAGIAVVLSDVSADKAQQGKAYSESVLDKLIAKGRSTEEAKQTTLSLIQATDQMADLADCDLVIEAVFENKALKHQVTTEAQQQLNSTTIFASNTSTLPISELATHSVSPAHYIGLHFFSPVDKMPLVEIICGEQTSDETLAKAYDFVKQLRKTPIVVNDSRGFYTSRVYEIYQDEAGWLLEDGVKPALIENLAQQAGMPVGPLAANDEVAQQLLLDIKKATKLALEEAGKSYDTNRAPYQWLERMVNEHGRSGRAHGGGYYDYPQGENKRLWPELSNIQPQQTQDISYQDIQDRLLYCQSLEAIRCLEEGVLRSVEDCNIGSILGLGFPRYTGGHLQFVNSVGVRKFAERAQDLANRFGDRFTPPALLLQMAEAGTQF; encoded by the coding sequence ATGACATATGTAACGTTAGAAAAAGACGCTGATAATATTGTAACGCTGACACTGGACGACAGCAGTCGTTCGGTCAATGTAATGAATCCAGCCTATATCGAAGGCATGGAGCAGGCGGTTAATCAACTGGAAGAAGACGTTGATAACATTGCCGGGGTAATTGTTAAATCGGGTAAGAAAACATTTTTTGCCGGCGGCGACCTGGATGAAATCCTGGCGCTGGAACCCCATCAAGCCGCCGAGTATGGTCGCACTGGCATGAGAATCAAGGCCAGCCTTAGAACCCTGGAAACCCTGGGCAAGCCAGTGGTTGTGGCAATTAATGGCGCGGCACTGGGCGGCGGTTTTGAAATTTGCTTGGCCTGTCATCACCGTATTGCACTGGATGATCGCAGTGTTCAAATTGGCCTGCCTGAAGTGACTTTAGGCTTATTGCCTGGCGCTGGCGGCGTGGTAAGAACCGTGCGTTTGTTAGGATTGCAGGCAGCCCTGCCCGTGCTTAGCAATGGCCGTAACTTCACCCCGCAGGCAGCATTAAAAGCCGGCTTGATCGATGACATTGCCGACAGCCCTGAGGCGATGATTGACAAGGCTCGTCAATGGATTAAACAAAATCCTGAGTCCTGTCAGAGCTGGGATGTGAAAGGATTTACCTTCCCCGGCGGCAACGTCGACAGCCGTGCTGTTGAAGCGTTTATCCCCTTTGCCGGTGCCACATTATTGGCGCAGAAAAAAGGCCTTTATCCGGCACAGAGCGCCATTCTCAATACTGCCATCGAAAGTATGCGCGTTGATATTGAATCCGCCAGCCGTATTGAAAGTCGCTACCTCGGTTACCTGGCCGTCAGCCCTGAATCGAAAAACCTCATTACCTACTTTTTCCAAACACAGAAAATTCGCGCAGGCGCTTCTCGCCCAGAAGGTTTTGAACGCAGCAAAGTGACTAAGTTAGGAGTCATTGGTGCTGGCATGATGGGCGCTGGCATTGCCTATAGCGCCGCGACCGCCGGCATCGCTGTGGTACTGAGTGATGTCAGTGCCGATAAGGCTCAGCAGGGTAAAGCCTATAGCGAATCAGTATTAGATAAGCTGATCGCCAAAGGCCGCTCAACAGAGGAAGCCAAACAAACAACGCTGAGCCTGATACAGGCCACCGATCAGATGGCCGACTTGGCTGACTGCGATTTGGTGATTGAAGCGGTGTTTGAAAACAAGGCGCTTAAGCATCAGGTAACGACTGAGGCGCAACAGCAGTTAAACAGCACCACAATATTTGCCAGCAATACCTCGACGCTGCCAATCAGCGAATTGGCCACCCACAGTGTCTCTCCAGCTCATTATATTGGCCTGCACTTTTTCTCACCGGTGGACAAAATGCCATTGGTTGAAATTATCTGCGGCGAGCAGACCAGTGATGAAACGCTGGCCAAGGCTTATGATTTCGTTAAACAGCTACGCAAGACACCTATCGTGGTCAATGACAGCCGTGGGTTCTACACCTCACGCGTCTATGAAATTTATCAGGATGAGGCCGGTTGGTTACTTGAGGATGGCGTTAAGCCAGCGCTGATCGAGAACCTGGCACAACAAGCAGGCATGCCAGTAGGACCATTGGCCGCCAATGATGAAGTCGCTCAGCAGCTTTTATTGGATATCAAAAAGGCGACAAAACTGGCGCTGGAAGAGGCCGGTAAAAGCTATGACACCAACCGTGCGCCCTACCAGTGGCTGGAGCGTATGGTCAATGAACACGGTCGTTCGGGCCGCGCACATGGCGGTGGTTATTACGACTATCCGCAGGGTGAAAACAAGCGCCTATGGCCAGAGCTTAGTAACATCCAGCCGCAGCAGACACAGGATATTTCTTACCAAGATATCCAAGATCGCCTGCTGTACTGTCAATCGCTTGAAGCCATTCGATGTTTGGAAGAAGGTGTTTTGCGCAGCGTAGAAGATTGCAATATTGGCTCCATTCTCGGCCTAGGTTTCCCGCGTTATACCGGTGGTCACCTGCAGTTTGTTAACAGCGTCGGTGTAAGAAAGTTTGCTGAACGCGCACAGGATCTGGCAAACCGCTTTGGCGACAGATTCACCCCGCCAGCGTTATTACTACAAATGGCCGAAGCTGGTACACAGTTTTAA